A part of Criblamydia sequanensis CRIB-18 genomic DNA contains:
- a CDS encoding ADP-ribosyltransferase, translated as MHCTSPRYSYATSVPQNLAPGIYFDINEIETQEEPIKDIPEECLILLSQEVNKKTEDVKKSLKYYALTKGYLRINKQMRAVSSSNDDSKITNHIGNIFHNMDDMCFNHQVRLFRTEADDYKQNVQGKEITSRQLREGDIWQFPSFVSASITNKPNSPKIQEEGKLTVFVFEFGKNERIRGLYIGDTAGKRGEYEILLSPGVAKVKEAYKATIAMGFVIMKTKFVVVKMDFTSENSNIS; from the coding sequence TGGCTCCCGGAATATATTTTGATATCAATGAAATTGAAACTCAGGAAGAGCCGATAAAAGATATTCCTGAAGAATGTTTGATTCTCTTGAGTCAAGAGGTAAATAAAAAAACCGAGGATGTTAAAAAATCTTTGAAATATTACGCCTTAACTAAGGGCTATTTACGCATAAATAAGCAAATGAGAGCTGTTTCATCTTCTAATGATGATTCAAAAATCACAAACCACATTGGAAATATATTTCATAATATGGATGACATGTGTTTTAACCATCAAGTGCGCCTTTTCCGTACGGAAGCTGATGATTATAAACAAAATGTACAAGGAAAAGAAATTACTTCAAGACAACTAAGAGAGGGAGATATTTGGCAATTTCCTTCATTTGTTTCCGCAAGCATTACAAATAAGCCTAATTCCCCAAAAATTCAAGAAGAAGGAAAATTAACGGTATTTGTCTTTGAATTCGGTAAAAACGAAAGAATAAGAGGCCTTTATATAGGCGATACTGCAGGTAAAAGAGGAGAGTATGAAATTTTACTTTCTCCAGGTGTCGCCAAAGTGAAGGAAGCTTACAAAGCGACAATAGCCATGGGATTTGTTATTATGAAAACAAAATTTGTTGTTGTTAAAATGGACTTTACCTCTGAAAATAGTAATATCTCTTGA